The Triticum dicoccoides isolate Atlit2015 ecotype Zavitan chromosome 6A, WEW_v2.0, whole genome shotgun sequence genome has a window encoding:
- the LOC119318313 gene encoding two-component response regulator ORR23-like, which produces MRTDVRRGAAATGRDQFPVGMRVLAVDDDPVCLKVLETLLRRCQYHVTATNQAVIALRMLRENRDMFDLVISDVHMPDMDGFKLLELVGLEMDLPVIMLSVNGETKTVMKGITHGACDYLLKPVRIEELRNIWQHVVRRKFSTRDSVNLDTYEECNKPPSADSDYVFGQVTCGSPDQSGRPSKKRKEYHSEEEDEDEDSSGQDNDDPSAPKRPRVVWSVELHRKFVAALNHLGIDKAVPKRILELMNVEKLTRENVASHLQKYRLYLRRLSAVASQQAGIVAALGGRDPFLRMDAFEGLQGYQAFTSPAALSTFSAHGLLNSPRNNQTAVVIQGVATSRSIPTGSSSCTTNPLIGDAAKYHLSLPGNQHGNLGQGLATSLGQAQLQQKWMNEGSGDLSTILSGNSRANGMPRMLPSVTSSPLLPPDLVECTQAKVAIQPSVRAPSASVELLEGAIGASSGPLESRVSQQSALPSSGFSANMLPVHGSFSNNGASFSSNGATRLGDAFSASFRPTNDLTVARGTKVGAGSFGGTIHLSPDTEQKYVSFGSSDSLLDPKLVWSSSQLPSNIGAHYHSMSQRSNNCSIDSSHGGRMFGQTSASASTAAPQTKFDILFSGDTSMARNASESGAQRLQSELSSSTCSFDGLLNSMIKVEKDDAAFGGDDLGCDFYSLGACI; this is translated from the exons ATGAGGACGGACGTGAGGAGGGGCGCGGCGGCGACGGGGAGGGACCAGTTCCCCGTCGGCATGCGGGTCCTCGCCGTGGACGACGACCCGGTGTGCCTCAAGGTGCTCGAGACCCTCCTGCGGCGCTGCCAGTATCACG TGACGGCGACGAATCAGGCTGTTATCGCGCTGAGGATGCTGCGGGAAAACAGGGACATGTTTGATCTGGTTATCAGTGATGTGCACATGCCAGACATGGATGGCTTTAAGCTTCTTGAGCTTGTGGGGCTTGAAATGGACCTCCCTGTTATCA TGTTATCTGTGAATGGAGAGACAAAAACTGTAATGAAGGGGATAACCCATGGTGCCTGCGACTATCTCCTAAAACCTGTTCGCATTGAAGAGCTTAGGAACATCTGGCAGCATGTTGTTAGGAGGAAATTCAGTACTCGTGACTCTGTTAATCTTGATACCTATGAAGAGTGCAATAAGCCACCAAGTGCGGACTCTGACTATGTGTTCGGCCAAGTTACATGTGGGTCACCCGACCAAAGTGGGAGgcccagcaagaagaggaaggaataccatagtgaggaggaagatgaagacgaggATAGCAGTGGCCAAGACAATGATGACCCTTCGGCCCCAAAGAGGCCAAGAGTTGTTTGGTCAGTTGAACTGCATAGAAAATTTGTTGCTGCACTCAACCATCTTGGAATTGACA AAGCTGTGCCAAAAAGGATACTCGAGCTTATGAATGTTGAGAAACTCACTAGGGAAAATGTTGCAAGTCACCTACAG AAATATAGGCTTTATCTCCGACGGTTAAGTGCTGTGGCATCACAACAAGCTGGCATCGTTGCTGCCTTGGGAGGCAGAGACCCCTTTCTGCGCATGGATGCATTCGAAGGACTCCAGGGTTATCAAGCTTTCACCTCTCCCGCAGCGCTATCGACTTTCAGTGCACATGGATTGCTAAATAGTCCTAGAAACAACCAGACAGCGGTTGTGATTCAGGGGGTGGCCACTTCCAGGTCAATTCCGACTGGAAGTAGCAGTTGCACAACAAATCCTTTGATTGGTGATGCAGCTAAGTATCATCTTAGCCTACCAGGAAACCAGCATGGGAACTTGGGACAAGGTTTGGCGACATCTCTTGGGCAAGCCCAATTACAACAGAAGTGGATGAATGAGGGCAGCGGTGATCTGTCCACCATCCTTTCTGGGAATAGCCGGGCTAATGGCATGCCTCGCATGCTCCCAAGTGTCACAAGCAGTCCATTACTGCCTCCAGATCTTGTGGAGTGCACACAGGCCAAAGTAGCCATCCAGCCATCAGTTCGAGCTCCCTCTGCAAGTGTAGAACTTCTCGAAGGTGCCATTGGAGCCTCTTCTGGGCCATTGGAGTCTCGTGTATCCCAGCAGAGCGCTCTTCCTTCATCTGGATTTTCTGCAAACATGTTGCCTGTGCATGGTTCATTCAGCAATAATGGTGCTTCATTCAGCAGCAATGGTGCAACCAGATTGGGTGATGCATTCTCAGCAAGTTTTCGTCCAACAAATGACCTCACGGTCGCAAGAGGTACCAAAGTGGGAGCTGGCTCCTTTGGTGGCACGATACATTTGTCTCCAGATACCGAGCAGAAGTACGTGAGCTTTGGAAGTTCAGATAGTCTACTTGATCCGAAGCTTGTATGGAGTTCCTCTCAGCTGCCAAGCAATATTGGTGCTCATTATCATTCCATGAGCCAAAGGTCGAATAATTGCAGCATTGACAGCAGCCATggtggcagaatgtttggacagaCAAGCGCGAGCGCCTCGACAGCTGCTCCACAAACTAAGTTTGACATCCTCTTCTCAGGAGACACATCGATGGCAAGGAATGCGTCTGAATCAGGCGCtcaaaggctgcagagcgagctcagCTCCAGCACCTGCAGCTTCGACGGTCTTCTCAATTCCATGATCAAAGTG GAGAAGGACGACGCTGCCTTCGGCGGCGACGATCTGGGGTGCGACTTCTACTCGCTCGGGGCTTGCATATGA